A single window of Clostridiaceae bacterium DNA harbors:
- a CDS encoding fibronectin/fibrinogen-binding protein yields MPFDGIVTKCVVNELKDKIIDGRIEKIFQPESDEILINIRAKGRNYKLVLSANASYPRIHLVRESKENPSAPPMFCMLLRKYLSNGRIIDIGFHDYERIVTISVESANEMGDLSEKKLIIEIMGRHSNIILINNQNKIIDAIKHVDAEISSVREVMPAREYILPPSQNKLSPDAIRSENFLNYFLGIHLNGPEHLESSDETTLPAYKNTMPVDVDSVFSGITSVSAEKYLLNNIKGFSPLLCREICHRAGIFEKTSMASLSNTELINLKEALSGLLTEISEGKFSPCIIYDNTYGSDSYKKPIDFHCVKMTQYSHVEYLSSISEALDNFYTQKDAAERLRQKKSELYKVLHNSIERCNKKISLQQEKLRDVSDREKLKLYGELLTANIYNIPSGVDKVALNNYYSENWDMIEIPLDPNLSPQQNAQKYYKQYAKAKSTYINTSKQLEESLSELDYLESVSIMLENCSSLQEIDEIRQELIEQGYLVSGRKNKYSLNKKDNPSRPMHFVSSDGLDIYVGKNNKQNEILTLKTSSSKDIWLHAKNIPGSHVIIKHTGRNIPDKTLEEAAMLAAYYSKASSSSNVPVDYTTVKNVKKPKGLKPGMVIYENYKTIIVNPGKPEGLRLYK; encoded by the coding sequence ATGCCCTTTGATGGAATTGTAACGAAATGTGTGGTAAATGAATTAAAAGATAAAATTATTGATGGCCGTATTGAAAAGATATTTCAACCTGAATCAGATGAAATTTTAATAAACATCAGAGCAAAAGGACGAAATTATAAGCTGGTGTTAAGTGCCAATGCGAGCTATCCCAGAATTCACCTGGTCCGGGAGTCCAAGGAGAATCCCTCTGCTCCTCCCATGTTTTGCATGTTGCTAAGAAAGTATCTTTCAAATGGAAGAATAATTGACATAGGTTTTCATGATTATGAGCGTATTGTAACAATAAGTGTTGAGTCCGCTAATGAAATGGGAGACTTATCTGAGAAAAAGCTTATTATAGAAATTATGGGCCGTCATAGTAATATCATCCTGATTAACAACCAAAATAAAATAATAGATGCTATAAAGCATGTTGATGCAGAAATAAGCAGTGTAAGGGAAGTAATGCCAGCAAGGGAGTATATACTTCCTCCCTCTCAGAATAAACTGAGTCCCGATGCCATTAGATCTGAAAACTTTTTAAATTATTTTTTGGGAATACACCTTAATGGTCCTGAACACCTTGAATCTTCAGATGAAACCACCTTACCTGCATACAAAAATACCATGCCGGTTGATGTAGATTCCGTATTCTCGGGAATAACCTCAGTATCTGCTGAAAAATACCTGTTAAACAATATTAAAGGATTCAGTCCGCTTCTCTGCCGTGAAATATGCCACAGGGCAGGTATATTCGAAAAGACTTCCATGGCTTCTCTGAGTAATACAGAGCTAATTAACCTGAAAGAAGCATTATCTGGCTTGCTTACTGAAATATCTGAAGGGAAATTTTCTCCGTGCATAATATACGATAATACTTACGGAAGTGATTCATACAAAAAACCTATTGACTTCCATTGCGTAAAAATGACTCAGTATTCCCATGTGGAATACCTGTCCTCCATTAGTGAAGCACTTGATAATTTTTATACACAGAAAGATGCAGCCGAAAGACTAAGGCAAAAAAAATCTGAACTATACAAGGTACTTCACAATAGTATTGAACGTTGTAATAAAAAAATCAGTCTCCAGCAGGAAAAATTAAGAGATGTTTCAGACAGGGAAAAACTAAAGCTTTATGGGGAATTATTAACTGCAAATATATATAATATACCTTCTGGAGTTGATAAGGTTGCTCTCAATAACTATTACAGTGAAAACTGGGATATGATTGAAATACCTTTAGATCCCAACCTTTCACCTCAGCAAAACGCTCAAAAATACTATAAACAATATGCAAAGGCAAAAAGTACCTATATTAACACAAGTAAACAGCTGGAAGAAAGTTTATCGGAACTGGATTATCTGGAAAGTGTAAGTATCATGCTTGAAAATTGCTCATCCCTTCAGGAAATTGATGAAATCCGGCAGGAACTCATTGAGCAGGGATACCTGGTATCCGGAAGGAAAAATAAATACTCACTTAACAAGAAGGATAATCCTTCCAGGCCTATGCATTTCGTATCTTCTGATGGTCTTGATATATATGTAGGAAAAAACAATAAACAAAATGAAATACTTACACTAAAAACATCCTCTTCAAAAGATATCTGGCTTCATGCAAAGAATATACCTGGCTCTCATGTAATAATAAAACATACCGGGCGAAATATTCCTGATAAAACCTTAGAAGAAGCTGCCATGCTTGCGGCCTATTATAGTAAAGCAAGTTCCTCATCCAATGTACCTGTAGATTATACAACAGTAAAAAATGTAAAAAAGCCCAAGGGTTTAAAGCCTGGAATGGTAATATACGAAAACTATAAGACCATAATCGTGAATCCTGGTAAACCTGAAGGCTTAAGATTATATAAATAA
- a CDS encoding pyridoxal phosphate-dependent aminotransferase, with product MFSEKVVKSLGKSSWIRAMFEQGEKLRKIYGDDNVFDFSIGNPAGEPPEEVRQALKDIVMENLPGIHRYMSNAGHFDIREKIAAGIKNETGVELKADNIIMTCGAAGGLNVALKALLNPQEEVIVFAPYFVEYLFYIDNHGGVPVVVPTDSKTFEPDVEVLNKYITPKTKAIIINSPNNPTGVIYSQEVLKKVADLLSEKEKEFGTNIFVISDEPYAKIVYDGVKVPSILKIFKNSIAVNSFSKSLALPGERIGYIAVNNAIDDVNVLINAMVFCNRTLGFVNAPALIQKVLSRSYGACADVESYKEKRDILYNHLTRIGFECIKPQGAFYLFPKALIDDDVEFTQEALKYNLLLVPGRGFGMPGYFRISYSVDMKTVKNSLPAFEKLAEKYRG from the coding sequence ATGTTTTCTGAAAAAGTTGTCAAGAGTCTTGGAAAATCTTCCTGGATAAGAGCTATGTTTGAACAGGGAGAAAAGCTCCGTAAGATTTATGGAGATGATAACGTTTTTGATTTTAGCATCGGAAATCCTGCAGGTGAGCCACCTGAAGAGGTGAGACAAGCCCTTAAGGATATTGTTATGGAAAATCTGCCAGGCATACACCGTTATATGAGCAATGCGGGACATTTTGACATAAGGGAAAAGATTGCGGCAGGTATAAAGAATGAAACAGGTGTTGAGCTTAAAGCCGATAATATTATCATGACCTGTGGGGCGGCAGGAGGACTGAATGTTGCGCTTAAGGCGCTTCTTAATCCTCAGGAAGAAGTTATCGTATTTGCGCCATACTTTGTAGAATACCTTTTTTATATAGATAACCATGGTGGTGTGCCCGTTGTGGTACCTACTGACTCAAAAACTTTTGAACCTGATGTGGAGGTTCTTAATAAGTACATAACACCAAAAACAAAGGCAATTATAATTAACTCTCCTAATAATCCGACTGGAGTAATTTACAGCCAGGAAGTACTTAAGAAGGTGGCTGATCTTCTTTCAGAAAAGGAAAAGGAATTTGGCACCAATATTTTTGTTATATCTGATGAACCTTACGCAAAAATTGTATATGATGGTGTTAAAGTACCAAGCATATTAAAGATATTCAAGAATTCAATTGCAGTGAATTCATTTAGCAAGTCACTTGCTCTGCCTGGTGAAAGAATCGGATATATCGCAGTAAATAATGCTATTGATGATGTGAATGTACTAATCAATGCAATGGTATTCTGCAACCGTACATTAGGATTTGTTAACGCACCTGCCCTTATACAAAAAGTTTTAAGCCGTTCTTATGGGGCATGTGCTGATGTAGAATCCTACAAAGAAAAAAGAGATATACTATACAACCATCTTACCAGGATAGGCTTTGAATGTATCAAGCCTCAGGGAGCTTTTTATCTGTTCCCTAAAGCTCTTATAGACGACGATGTTGAATTTACACAGGAAGCTTTAAAGTATAATTTACTTCTTGTACCAGGAAGAGGATTCGGAATGCCTGGATACTTCAGAATATCTTATTCAGTGGACATGAAAACAGTAAAGAATTCTCTGCCTGCTTTTGAAAAATTAGCCGAAAAGTATAGAGGATAA